A section of the Lepus europaeus isolate LE1 chromosome 19, mLepTim1.pri, whole genome shotgun sequence genome encodes:
- the CNEP1R1 gene encoding nuclear envelope phosphatase-regulatory subunit 1: protein MNSLEQAEDLKAFERRLTEYIHCLQPATGRWRMLLIVVSVCTATGAWNWLIDPETQKVSFFTSLWNHPFFTISCITLIGLFFAGIHKRVVAPSIIAARCRTVLAEYNMSCDDTGKLILKPRPHVQ, encoded by the exons ACCTCAAGGCGTTCGAGAGGCGACTTACTGAATACATCCATTGTTTGCAACCGGCCACGGGACGCTGGAGAA TGCTTCTGATCGTGGTATCTGTCTGTACAGCTACTGGTGCCTGGAACTGGTTAATAGATCCTGAGACACAAAAG GTGTCCTTCTTCACATCATTATGGAATCATCCGTTTTTCACCATCAGCTGTATCACTTTAATAGGCTTATTCTTTGCTGGCATACATAAGAGAGTAGTTGCACCATCAAT TATAGCTGCTCGATGTCGAACGGTATTAGCAGAGTACAACATGTCTTGTGATGat ACAGGAAAGCTAATTTTGAAACCTAGGCCTCACGTTCAATGA